From one Streptomyces mobaraensis genomic stretch:
- a CDS encoding cytochrome P450, whose product MSLTESQPAAATLPDLVDPAFWARPREERVALFEELRRLPHPAFIRQSMPGVPWVSGYHALVKYADIAEASRRPQDFSSKGATTIVGLPPELDEHYGSMINMDNPEHSRLRRIVSRSFGRNTVPEFEAVATRTARRIIRELVARGPGDFIRPVAAEMPIAVLADMMGIPEEDHEFLFERSNTIVGPLDPDYVPNPADAERVVVEASRELGDYIARLRDERLAHPRNDLITKLVQVQSDGEQLTRQELVSFFILLVIAGMETTRNAISHALVLLTEHPEQKRLLLSDFEAHAKSAVEEILRVSTPINWMRRIAARDCELNGHRFRRGDRLFLFYWSGNRDESVFPDPYRFDITRGANPHVTFGAVGPHVCLGAHLARLEITVLYRELLAALPGIHAVGRPRRLKSSFVEGIKRLDCAF is encoded by the coding sequence GTGTCCCTCACGGAAAGCCAGCCCGCCGCAGCCACCCTGCCCGACCTCGTGGATCCGGCCTTCTGGGCGCGGCCGCGCGAGGAGCGTGTGGCCCTCTTCGAGGAACTGCGCCGGCTGCCGCACCCCGCGTTCATCCGGCAGAGCATGCCGGGCGTGCCGTGGGTGTCCGGCTACCACGCGCTGGTGAAGTACGCCGACATCGCCGAGGCGAGCCGCCGCCCGCAGGACTTCTCCTCCAAGGGCGCGACCACCATCGTCGGTCTGCCACCCGAACTGGACGAGCACTACGGCTCGATGATCAATATGGACAACCCGGAGCACTCCCGCCTCCGGCGCATCGTCTCGCGCTCCTTCGGCCGCAACACCGTCCCGGAGTTCGAGGCGGTGGCGACCCGTACCGCCCGGCGCATCATCCGCGAGCTCGTCGCCCGCGGCCCGGGCGACTTCATCCGGCCCGTCGCCGCGGAGATGCCGATCGCCGTGCTCGCCGACATGATGGGGATCCCCGAGGAGGACCACGAGTTCCTCTTCGAGCGGTCCAACACGATCGTCGGACCGCTGGACCCCGACTACGTCCCCAACCCGGCGGACGCCGAGCGCGTGGTGGTCGAGGCGTCGCGCGAACTCGGGGACTACATCGCGCGGCTGCGCGACGAACGCCTCGCCCACCCCCGCAACGACCTGATCACCAAGCTGGTGCAGGTGCAGTCGGACGGCGAGCAGCTGACCCGCCAGGAACTCGTGTCCTTCTTCATCCTGCTTGTCATCGCCGGCATGGAGACCACCCGCAACGCGATCTCCCACGCGCTGGTCCTGCTGACCGAGCACCCCGAGCAGAAGCGGCTGCTGCTGTCGGACTTCGAGGCGCACGCGAAGAGTGCCGTGGAGGAGATCCTCCGCGTCTCCACGCCCATCAACTGGATGCGCCGGATCGCCGCCCGCGACTGCGAACTGAACGGCCACCGGTTCCGCAGGGGCGACCGGCTCTTCCTGTTCTACTGGTCGGGGAACCGGGACGAGAGCGTCTTCCCCGACCCGTACCGCTTCGACATCACCCGCGGGGCGAACCCCCACGTCACGTTCGGCGCGGTGGGTCCGCACGTCTGCCTGGGCGCGCACCTCGCCCGGCTGGAGATCACCGTCCTGTACCGGGAACTGCTCGCGGCGCTGCCCGGGATCCACGCCGTGGGCCGGCCCCGGCGGCTGAAGTCCAGCTTCGTGGAGGGGATCAAGCGGCTGGACTGCGCCTTCTGA
- a CDS encoding type I polyketide synthase, translated as MAHNEEKLLEYLKRVTADLRQTERRLREAESAGHEPIAVIGMACRLPGGVRSPEEFWDLIAAGGDAVAPLPTDRGWDLDALYDPDPESTGTSYVREGGFVHGAGDFDSTFFGIGPSEALAMAPQQRLALETAWEAIERAGIDPLSLRGSATGTFIGCDGLDYALGASEVPEGTAGYFTIGNSASVTSGRVAYALGLEGAAVTMDTACSSSLVSLHLAAQALRAGECSLALAGGTYVMSSPAPLIGFSELRGLAPDGRCKPFAAGADGMGMAEGTGVLLLERLSDARRNGHEVLAVIRGSAVNQDGASNGLTAPNGPAQERVIRAALANARLSADDVDVVEAHGTGTTLGDPIEAGALASAYGQGRPEGRPLWLGSVKSNIGHTQIAAGVAGVIKMVMALRNELLPATLHIDAPSPHVEWDASGLRLLTEPVKWSRGERARRAGVSSFGFSGTNAHLILEEAPEEERAPAAETEAGPVVPWVLSGRTGEALRQQARRLDAFTDADTLEVGWSLATTRSVFEHRAVVIGQDHDHAVTTLRALASGDPSPDVVSGTAADIGPGPVLVFPGQGSQWIGMGAQLLDESPIFAARIAECEQALAPHVDWSLTDVLRGDGSELSRVEVVQPVLWAMMVSLAAVWAHHGITPAAVVGHSQGEMAAACVAGALTLHDAARIVAIRSHALRQLAGHGAMASLGVGRELAAELVDGRPGVGIAGVNSPHSTVISGPPAEVAAVVADAEARGLRARTIDVDYASHGPQVDEIAGLLTERLGGVRPVETDVAFYSTVTAGRLETTGLDTAYWIANLRRPIRFADTVEALLADGYRLFIEASPHPVLNLGIQETVDHFGLTAAVVPTLRRDHGGLAQFTHSAALAFTSGADVDWRRWFPTDPAPRTVGLPTYPFQHRHYWLRRSTAASAAGGGHDAAEARLWQAIEDLDAEALAESLELDGGSQAVETLEPALPVLSAWRRRHREQSAIDSWRYRVTWEYRADAAGTPELSGDWLLFVPAGHDDHSAVGATVDALREHGATVRTHTVETGRVRRESLASVDTSGLAGIVNLLALDETPHPDHPAVPTGLAATTTLIQALKDNGTTTPVHTLTQGAVSTGSTDPLTHPHQAQTWGLGRVAALEHPHLWASLIDLPPHIDHHTLTRLATALNQQDDEDQIAIRTTGTHTRRLTHAPTTHTTPTWQPQGTTLITGGTGGIGAVLARWLAHHGAPHLHLTSRRGPHAPGARQLTQELTQLGTTVTITACDVSDPHQLRDLLDTIPDHHPLTAVIHAAGMTDLTPIGDLTAARLDEVLGSKAYAAWNLHEMTRDADLSAFVMFSSGAGVWGSGRQGAYGAANHFLDALAEHRRSQGLPATSIAWGPWAEAGMSADAESLAYFKRFGLHPIGPELSVKALHQAVSAGETTLTVANFDWARFTPTFTAQRPSPFLDGIPENRREPEQPGSGVETSAFRAELAKTPASQRHGFLVQRVRTYAAATLGRTVEEIPAAKPFQELGFDSLTAVQLRNQLNTATGLALPATVIFDHPTPEALAGHLRGQLGLAGEEAGEGSVLAALDKWDAAYGTGGLDEAARRRIAGRLRVLLSKWDPAEGEADRSATAHDALESASAEDIFDLISSEFGKS; from the coding sequence ATGGCGCACAACGAAGAGAAGCTTCTTGAATACCTCAAGCGTGTCACTGCGGACCTGCGCCAGACCGAACGGCGGCTGCGGGAGGCCGAGTCGGCGGGCCACGAGCCCATCGCGGTCATCGGCATGGCGTGCCGGCTGCCGGGCGGGGTGCGGTCCCCGGAGGAGTTCTGGGACCTGATCGCGGCGGGCGGTGACGCCGTCGCGCCGCTTCCCACCGACCGGGGCTGGGACCTCGACGCCCTCTACGACCCGGATCCCGAGTCCACCGGCACCAGTTACGTCCGCGAGGGCGGCTTCGTCCACGGCGCCGGTGACTTCGACTCCACCTTCTTCGGCATCGGCCCCAGCGAGGCCCTGGCCATGGCGCCGCAGCAGCGGCTCGCCCTGGAGACCGCCTGGGAGGCCATCGAGCGGGCGGGCATCGACCCGCTCTCCCTGCGCGGCAGCGCCACGGGCACCTTCATCGGCTGCGACGGCCTCGACTACGCGCTGGGCGCCTCCGAGGTGCCGGAGGGCACCGCCGGGTACTTCACCATCGGCAACTCCGCCAGCGTCACCTCCGGCCGGGTGGCCTACGCCCTGGGCCTCGAAGGCGCGGCGGTGACGATGGACACCGCGTGCTCCTCCTCCCTGGTCTCCCTTCATCTGGCGGCCCAGGCACTGCGTGCCGGGGAGTGCTCACTGGCCCTGGCCGGCGGCACCTACGTGATGTCGTCGCCCGCGCCGCTCATCGGCTTCAGCGAGCTGCGCGGCCTCGCCCCCGACGGGCGGTGCAAGCCCTTCGCGGCGGGCGCCGACGGCATGGGCATGGCCGAGGGCACCGGCGTGCTGCTGCTGGAACGCCTTTCCGACGCGCGGCGCAACGGCCACGAGGTCCTGGCGGTGATCCGGGGTTCGGCCGTCAACCAGGACGGCGCGAGCAACGGCCTCACGGCGCCCAACGGCCCCGCGCAGGAGCGGGTCATCCGTGCCGCCCTCGCCAACGCGCGCCTGTCGGCCGACGACGTGGACGTGGTGGAGGCGCACGGCACCGGCACCACGCTCGGCGACCCCATCGAGGCCGGCGCACTCGCCTCCGCCTACGGGCAGGGGCGGCCCGAGGGCCGGCCGCTGTGGCTGGGCTCGGTGAAGTCCAACATCGGCCACACCCAGATCGCCGCCGGCGTCGCCGGTGTGATCAAGATGGTCATGGCCCTGCGCAACGAACTGCTGCCCGCCACCCTGCACATCGACGCGCCCTCCCCCCACGTGGAGTGGGACGCCAGCGGACTGCGCCTGCTCACCGAGCCGGTGAAGTGGTCACGCGGTGAACGGGCGCGCCGGGCCGGGGTGTCCTCCTTCGGATTCTCGGGCACGAACGCGCATCTGATCCTGGAGGAGGCACCGGAGGAGGAGCGGGCTCCGGCGGCCGAGACCGAGGCGGGTCCGGTGGTGCCGTGGGTCCTGTCCGGCCGCACCGGTGAAGCCCTGCGCCAACAGGCCCGCCGACTCGACGCGTTCACCGACGCCGACACCCTGGAGGTCGGCTGGTCGCTGGCCACCACCCGGTCGGTCTTCGAACACCGCGCCGTCGTCATCGGCCAGGACCACGACCACGCCGTCACCACCCTACGAGCCCTGGCCTCCGGCGACCCCTCACCCGACGTCGTATCCGGAACCGCCGCGGACATCGGACCCGGACCGGTCCTGGTCTTCCCCGGCCAGGGATCCCAATGGATCGGCATGGGCGCCCAACTCCTCGACGAATCACCGATATTCGCCGCCCGCATCGCCGAGTGCGAACAAGCCCTCGCCCCCCACGTCGACTGGTCCCTCACCGACGTCCTGCGCGGCGACGGCAGCGAACTCTCCCGCGTGGAAGTCGTCCAGCCCGTCCTGTGGGCCATGATGGTCTCCCTCGCCGCCGTATGGGCCCACCACGGCATCACCCCCGCCGCCGTCGTCGGACACTCCCAAGGCGAAATGGCCGCCGCCTGCGTCGCCGGCGCCCTCACCCTCCACGACGCCGCCCGCATCGTCGCCATCCGCAGCCACGCCCTCCGACAACTCGCCGGACACGGTGCGATGGCCTCCCTCGGAGTGGGCCGGGAGCTCGCCGCCGAACTCGTCGACGGGCGTCCGGGCGTGGGCATCGCGGGCGTCAACAGCCCGCACTCCACGGTGATATCAGGCCCGCCCGCGGAGGTCGCCGCCGTGGTCGCGGACGCGGAGGCGCGCGGCCTCCGGGCGCGCACGATCGATGTGGACTACGCCTCTCACGGCCCTCAGGTCGACGAGATCGCCGGACTGCTCACGGAGCGTCTCGGCGGTGTCCGGCCGGTGGAGACCGACGTGGCGTTCTACTCCACCGTCACCGCCGGACGCCTGGAGACCACCGGCCTGGACACCGCGTACTGGATCGCCAACCTGCGCCGGCCCATCCGCTTCGCCGACACCGTCGAGGCCCTGCTCGCCGACGGCTACCGCCTGTTCATCGAGGCCAGCCCCCACCCCGTACTCAACCTGGGCATCCAGGAAACCGTCGACCACTTCGGCCTCACAGCCGCCGTCGTTCCCACGCTGCGCCGGGACCACGGCGGGCTCGCCCAGTTCACGCACTCCGCCGCCCTGGCCTTCACCTCGGGCGCGGACGTCGACTGGCGACGCTGGTTCCCCACCGACCCCGCCCCCCGGACCGTCGGCCTGCCGACCTACCCCTTCCAGCACCGCCATTACTGGCTGCGGCGCTCCACCGCGGCCTCCGCTGCCGGTGGGGGCCACGACGCGGCCGAGGCACGGCTGTGGCAGGCGATCGAGGACCTGGACGCCGAGGCGCTCGCGGAGAGTCTGGAGCTCGACGGAGGGTCGCAGGCGGTCGAGACGCTGGAGCCCGCACTGCCGGTCCTCTCGGCCTGGCGACGCCGGCACCGGGAGCAGTCGGCGATCGACTCCTGGCGCTACCGCGTCACGTGGGAGTACCGCGCCGACGCCGCCGGGACACCGGAGTTGAGCGGGGACTGGCTGCTGTTCGTCCCGGCCGGCCATGACGACCATTCCGCCGTGGGCGCCACGGTGGACGCGCTGCGGGAGCACGGCGCGACCGTCCGCACGCACACCGTGGAGACGGGGCGTGTGCGACGGGAGTCCTTGGCCTCGGTGGACACGTCCGGACTCGCGGGGATCGTCAATCTGCTGGCGCTGGACGAGACACCCCACCCCGACCACCCCGCCGTCCCCACCGGCCTCGCCGCCACCACCACCCTCATCCAAGCCCTCAAGGACAACGGCACCACCACACCCGTCCACACCCTCACCCAAGGCGCCGTCTCCACGGGATCGACCGACCCCCTCACCCACCCCCACCAGGCCCAAACTTGGGGACTCGGACGCGTCGCCGCCCTCGAACACCCCCACCTCTGGGCCTCACTCATCGACCTCCCCCCACACATCGACCACCACACCCTCACCCGCCTCGCCACCGCCCTGAACCAACAGGACGACGAAGACCAAATCGCCATCCGCACCACCGGCACCCACACCCGACGCCTCACCCACGCCCCCACCACCCACACCACCCCCACCTGGCAACCCCAAGGCACCACCCTCATCACCGGCGGAACCGGCGGCATCGGCGCCGTCCTCGCCCGCTGGCTCGCCCACCACGGCGCACCCCACCTCCACCTCACCAGCCGACGCGGACCCCACGCCCCCGGCGCCCGACAACTCACCCAAGAACTCACCCAACTCGGCACCACCGTCACCATCACCGCCTGCGACGTCAGCGACCCCCACCAACTCCGCGACCTCCTCGACACCATCCCCGACCACCACCCCCTCACCGCCGTCATCCACGCCGCAGGCATGACGGACCTGACGCCGATCGGGGACCTGACGGCCGCGCGCCTGGACGAGGTGCTCGGCTCCAAGGCGTACGCGGCCTGGAACCTGCACGAGATGACGCGGGATGCGGACCTGTCGGCCTTCGTGATGTTCTCCTCCGGCGCCGGCGTGTGGGGCAGCGGACGGCAGGGCGCCTACGGCGCCGCCAACCACTTCCTCGACGCCCTCGCCGAACACCGCCGGTCACAAGGACTCCCCGCCACCTCCATCGCCTGGGGCCCCTGGGCCGAGGCCGGGATGTCGGCGGACGCGGAGTCGCTGGCCTACTTCAAGCGCTTCGGCCTGCACCCGATCGGTCCCGAGCTGAGCGTCAAGGCGCTGCACCAGGCGGTGAGCGCGGGCGAGACGACGCTGACCGTCGCGAACTTCGACTGGGCGCGGTTCACCCCGACGTTCACCGCGCAGCGGCCCAGCCCGTTCCTCGACGGCATCCCCGAGAACCGGCGGGAGCCCGAACAGCCGGGCTCGGGTGTGGAGACCAGCGCGTTCCGCGCGGAGCTGGCGAAGACGCCCGCGTCGCAGCGGCACGGGTTCCTGGTCCAGCGCGTCCGGACGTACGCGGCCGCGACGCTCGGCCGGACGGTGGAGGAGATCCCGGCGGCGAAGCCGTTCCAGGAGCTCGGCTTCGACTCGCTGACCGCCGTCCAGTTGCGCAACCAGCTCAACACCGCGACCGGGCTCGCGCTGCCCGCCACTGTGATCTTCGACCATCCCACCCCCGAGGCGCTCGCCGGGCACCTGCGCGGGCAGCTCGGCCTCGCGGGCGAGGAGGCCGGCGAGGGCAGCGTCCTCGCGGCCCTCGACAAGTGGGACGCGGCGTACGGCACGGGCGGGCTGGACGAGGCGGCCCGGCGGCGGATCGCGGGCCGACTCCGGGTGCTGCTGTCGAAGTGGGACCCGGCCGAGGGCGAGGCGGACCGTTCCGCCACCGCCCACGACGCGCTGGAATCCGCGTCCGCGGAGGACATCTTCGACCTCATCTCCAGCGAGTTCGGTAAGTCCTGA